In Dermatophilus congolensis, a genomic segment contains:
- a CDS encoding ATP-binding cassette domain-containing protein, producing MNNVAEKEPSTHTSGNTDEPGLQLTNIVLTHRKRTILDHTRLGVLPGTITALTGPAGSGKTTLMRVAAGILRPTSGTIRIAGIDPTTHPQQARAHTGWLPATRTNLGPVTPRELLRTFTIGHRLPERTGRLRTNELIERMNLTHVADTHASTLPLATQTLLMLACATIHNPAVLLLDEPLTGLDSDDRAHIADHLRAEAHRGTAILATAPDPWLLDEVAHRCVTIDHGRITGSHELHTTNGHRWRIVSLDGDILRTTLNANGVDYEDVPTPDGRLTHRAAVDVAMTHEREATALLNALTRSGVPVYGFGPSNTTHTPLNETPTIHGHEATP from the coding sequence CGAAAACGCACCATCCTCGACCACACCCGCCTAGGCGTTCTACCCGGCACCATCACAGCATTAACCGGACCAGCCGGATCCGGAAAAACCACCCTCATGCGCGTAGCCGCAGGAATCCTACGCCCCACCTCCGGCACCATCCGCATCGCTGGCATCGACCCCACCACACACCCCCAACAAGCCCGCGCACACACCGGCTGGCTCCCAGCCACCCGCACCAACCTCGGCCCAGTCACCCCCCGCGAACTCCTACGCACCTTCACCATCGGACACCGCCTACCCGAACGCACCGGACGCCTACGCACCAACGAACTCATCGAACGAATGAACCTCACCCACGTCGCAGACACACACGCCAGCACCCTGCCCCTGGCAACCCAAACCCTCCTCATGCTTGCCTGCGCCACCATCCACAACCCCGCCGTCCTCCTCCTAGACGAACCACTCACCGGACTCGACAGCGACGACCGCGCACACATCGCCGACCACCTACGCGCCGAAGCCCACCGCGGAACAGCAATCCTTGCCACCGCCCCCGACCCCTGGCTCCTCGACGAAGTCGCACACCGCTGCGTCACCATCGACCACGGCCGCATCACCGGATCACACGAACTCCACACCACCAACGGTCACCGCTGGCGCATCGTCAGCCTCGACGGCGACATCCTCCGCACCACCCTCAACGCCAACGGAGTCGACTACGAAGACGTGCCCACCCCCGATGGCCGCCTCACCCACCGCGCCGCCGTCGACGTCGCCATGACCCACGAACGCGAAGCCACCGCCCTACTCAACGCCCTCACCCGATCAGGCGTACCCGTCTACGGATTCGGCCCCAGCAACACCACCCACACCCCACTCAACGAAACCCCCACCATCCACGGCCACGAGGCCACCCCGTGA
- a CDS encoding DNA polymerase III subunit gamma and tau produces the protein MTQALYRRYRPETFSDVIGQEHVTEPLMNALKSGRVGHAYLFSGPRGCGKTTSARILARCLNCEKGPTPIPCGECSSCKALARGGAGNVDVIEIDAASHGGVDDARELREKASYGPANSRYRVYIIDEAHMVTPQGFNALLKIVEEPPEHVKFIFATTEPEKVIGTIRSRTHHYPFRLVPPMALGAYLEQVCTQEQIEVEQGVLSFVVRAGGGSVRDSMSVLDQLMAGSGGRITYAGAAALLGFTEGELLDATVDAIAAQDGGAVFRQIDRVIETGQDPRRFVEDLLERFRDLIVIAALNSTESASQETLSAVLRGMPVDQIARLREQATAFGTGELSYAADVVNEGLSAMTGATAPRLQLELLCARLLLPRSAGEDGVIARVGRLERRLELGGAPASARSETPSATARPSGGSDDAQDVGALRSHAQEINTPHSADGPVSAAVGDVVPTRPEPKMSVRQRGAGQTGKASLPQQAAPTSKNEESPQQGALAGVDTDAIRRAWPDVLAVIFGMRRATWTFLSQHSQVLDFDGQRLLLGINSRGLARTFVQGSHAEVVRQALIEARGVDVRVEGVAMEDRGEVIAAGSVRSRGVGRARRTAQAANKRAPVNARGGGAQETVSRDAATVAAARAVDARPDVSVIGDSRLEMRSSAAVEAAQPSNYPDDLPPEPVEYDEGSGDPFASGAHEWGSAAPVSSQRRDERFQFRSAERKPQVDETVHQVESVEPNEQTEPHETPVIGPTSVVEEVAEETVPVPSGAGSLSASTSAPAVSGGGATRPHSGHEAFRAAMAARKAKTAGTGVGSFGASEVSLEDEDSFESGASADDEDISDLSQVGQPVIAEILGGVVIAELDE, from the coding sequence GTGACACAAGCCCTGTACCGCCGCTACCGACCCGAAACGTTCTCAGACGTCATCGGACAGGAGCACGTGACCGAACCGCTCATGAACGCGTTGAAGTCCGGCAGGGTCGGGCACGCCTACCTGTTCAGCGGTCCACGCGGCTGCGGTAAAACTACGAGCGCTCGCATCCTCGCCCGATGCCTCAACTGTGAAAAAGGCCCCACCCCTATTCCATGCGGCGAATGTTCCTCTTGTAAAGCTTTGGCCCGCGGCGGAGCAGGAAACGTAGACGTCATCGAAATTGATGCTGCAAGTCACGGTGGCGTTGATGATGCCCGAGAACTACGAGAAAAAGCGTCCTATGGGCCAGCAAACTCCCGTTACCGCGTTTACATCATTGACGAAGCGCACATGGTTACCCCCCAGGGATTCAACGCACTACTGAAGATCGTTGAAGAACCACCCGAACACGTGAAGTTCATCTTCGCCACCACCGAACCGGAGAAAGTGATCGGGACTATCCGATCCAGGACACATCACTACCCATTCCGTTTGGTCCCGCCCATGGCCCTGGGTGCATACCTGGAACAGGTATGCACCCAGGAACAGATCGAAGTGGAGCAAGGAGTGCTCTCCTTCGTAGTTCGTGCAGGAGGTGGCTCAGTACGTGACTCCATGTCAGTTCTCGATCAGTTAATGGCTGGATCAGGCGGTCGAATCACTTACGCAGGTGCCGCCGCACTACTGGGATTCACCGAAGGAGAGTTGCTCGACGCCACTGTTGATGCGATTGCGGCTCAAGACGGTGGAGCAGTTTTCAGGCAGATCGACAGGGTGATCGAGACCGGACAAGATCCTCGTCGATTCGTTGAGGACCTCTTAGAACGCTTCCGCGATTTGATCGTTATTGCGGCGCTCAATTCCACGGAGTCTGCTTCGCAAGAGACCCTCTCAGCTGTGTTGCGCGGTATGCCGGTGGACCAGATTGCCCGTCTACGGGAGCAGGCAACCGCATTCGGCACAGGTGAGTTGTCTTATGCAGCAGATGTCGTTAACGAGGGTTTGAGTGCTATGACCGGGGCTACGGCACCTCGACTGCAGCTGGAGTTGCTGTGTGCACGGCTATTGTTGCCTCGCTCAGCTGGTGAGGATGGTGTTATTGCTCGTGTGGGGCGCCTAGAGCGTCGGCTTGAGCTCGGGGGCGCACCTGCTTCAGCTAGGAGCGAAACACCCAGTGCTACAGCTCGTCCCTCAGGTGGTTCTGACGATGCCCAAGATGTGGGCGCTTTGCGTTCACATGCACAAGAAATCAACACTCCTCATAGTGCTGATGGGCCTGTTTCAGCTGCTGTTGGTGATGTAGTGCCCACACGACCAGAGCCAAAGATGTCAGTCCGTCAGCGAGGCGCTGGTCAAACAGGGAAGGCGAGCTTGCCCCAACAGGCGGCACCGACCAGCAAAAACGAGGAGTCACCACAGCAAGGTGCGCTCGCAGGGGTGGATACGGATGCGATTCGTCGGGCATGGCCAGATGTGTTGGCCGTTATTTTTGGGATGAGACGAGCGACATGGACCTTTTTGTCGCAGCACTCACAGGTGCTTGATTTTGATGGTCAGCGTTTGCTTCTTGGTATTAATTCGCGGGGTCTTGCTCGTACGTTCGTGCAGGGCAGCCATGCTGAGGTGGTGCGTCAGGCGCTTATCGAGGCCCGGGGAGTGGATGTCAGGGTTGAGGGCGTTGCCATGGAAGACCGTGGTGAGGTGATTGCGGCAGGTTCAGTGCGTTCTCGTGGTGTAGGCAGGGCTAGACGAACTGCACAGGCAGCGAACAAGCGCGCGCCGGTTAATGCGCGCGGTGGCGGCGCACAAGAGACGGTCAGCAGAGACGCGGCAACTGTTGCTGCAGCTCGTGCTGTGGATGCGCGGCCAGATGTCTCGGTGATAGGAGATTCGCGCCTTGAGATGCGATCGAGTGCTGCGGTAGAAGCGGCGCAGCCATCGAATTACCCGGATGATTTGCCACCAGAACCGGTGGAATATGACGAAGGTTCGGGAGATCCCTTTGCTTCAGGTGCGCATGAATGGGGTTCTGCAGCTCCTGTTTCTTCACAGCGACGGGATGAGCGTTTCCAGTTTCGCTCTGCAGAGCGCAAACCGCAGGTAGATGAGACTGTTCATCAGGTTGAATCGGTGGAGCCTAATGAGCAGACAGAGCCTCATGAGACGCCTGTGATAGGGCCAACGTCCGTTGTGGAAGAGGTTGCAGAAGAGACGGTGCCTGTTCCATCGGGTGCGGGGTCGTTGTCGGCAAGTACATCTGCACCTGCTGTGTCTGGAGGTGGGGCGACGCGACCACACTCAGGGCACGAGGCTTTTCGTGCGGCGATGGCAGCTAGAAAGGCGAAAACAGCTGGGACAGGAGTGGGTTCTTTTGGGGCTTCCGAGGTTTCTTTAGAGGATGAAGATTCGTTTGAATCTGGTGCCAGTGCTGATGATGAAGATATTTCGGATTTGTCTCAGGTGGGGCAGCCTGTGATTGCCGAAATACTTGGTGGTGTGGTTATTGCCGAGCTGGATGAATGA
- a CDS encoding lysophospholipid acyltransferase family protein, with amino-acid sequence MGRALLRPTVLGKENIPLRGPVILASNHLSFLDSFIIPMTTPREIAFLAKKEYYTGSGISGFVSRTFFTSIGAIPVDRDDPRAAQKSLELQLEVLARGGAVGIYPEGTRSRDGRLYRGRTGVAELVMKSGAVVVPTALQGTENLQPVGSRFIHPAKVCVQYGKPMNFADRFVGVPKGVVRRSITDEIMGAIQAMSGQELAGAYNERPGVVSAG; translated from the coding sequence GTGGGCCGTGCACTTTTGCGGCCGACTGTGCTGGGTAAGGAGAATATTCCTTTGCGCGGTCCAGTGATTTTGGCGAGTAATCATTTGTCTTTTTTAGATAGTTTCATTATTCCGATGACAACGCCTCGTGAGATCGCTTTTTTAGCTAAGAAAGAGTATTACACGGGGTCGGGTATTTCCGGTTTTGTTAGCCGGACTTTCTTTACCAGTATTGGTGCGATCCCAGTTGATCGGGATGATCCGCGTGCAGCTCAGAAGTCCTTGGAACTGCAGTTAGAGGTACTGGCGCGCGGTGGTGCAGTGGGTATTTATCCAGAAGGGACGCGTTCGCGGGATGGGCGTTTGTATCGGGGGCGTACAGGGGTTGCTGAGCTGGTGATGAAGTCGGGGGCAGTGGTGGTGCCGACCGCTTTGCAAGGAACGGAGAATTTACAGCCGGTGGGATCGCGGTTTATACATCCTGCGAAGGTGTGTGTGCAGTACGGAAAGCCGATGAATTTTGCGGATAGGTTCGTTGGCGTGCCTAAGGGGGTGGTGCGTAGAAGTATTACGGACGAGATTATGGGGGCGATTCAGGCGATGAGTGGTCAGGAGTTGGCGGGTGCGTATAACGAGAGACCTGGGGTGGTATCTGCCGGATGA
- the recR gene encoding recombination mediator RecR produces the protein MYEGAVQDLIDELGRLPGVGPKSAQRIAFFLLSADEADVQRLAEAMLHVKETVRFCEVCGNVAQEQKCRICGDPRRDASKICVVEEPKDVIAIERTREFRGLYHVLGGAINPMEGIGPGDLSVAQLFSRLADGVVQEVIIATDPNLEGEATATYLARSMGSMGVSVSRLASGLPVGGDLEYADEITLGRAFEGRRMIHV, from the coding sequence GTGTATGAAGGCGCGGTTCAGGATCTAATTGACGAGCTGGGGCGGTTGCCCGGGGTCGGCCCGAAGAGTGCTCAGCGGATCGCGTTTTTCCTGCTTAGCGCTGATGAGGCGGATGTGCAGCGGTTGGCTGAGGCGATGCTGCATGTGAAGGAGACTGTTCGGTTTTGTGAGGTCTGCGGCAATGTCGCGCAGGAGCAGAAGTGCCGGATTTGTGGGGATCCGCGGCGTGATGCCTCGAAGATTTGTGTGGTGGAGGAACCTAAAGACGTGATTGCGATTGAGCGCACGCGTGAGTTCCGGGGGCTGTATCACGTCTTGGGTGGGGCGATTAATCCAATGGAGGGCATTGGCCCGGGGGACTTGTCTGTAGCGCAGTTGTTTTCGCGTCTTGCTGATGGGGTTGTGCAGGAGGTGATCATCGCGACTGATCCGAATTTGGAGGGTGAGGCTACGGCTACGTATTTGGCTCGGTCGATGGGGTCGATGGGTGTTTCAGTGTCACGTTTGGCTTCTGGCTTGCCAGTCGGGGGCGATCTTGAGTACGCGGACGAGATCACGCTCGGCCGCGCCTTCGAAGGGAGGCGGATGATTCATGTCTGA
- a CDS encoding DUF5063 domain-containing protein: MSESVQGVGSSGGQVPDDLVVLAEETALEARTFLAAARGVAGGASPETAIPLLLLAVSQVLVTGARLGAIMDVVPFERFEPDLGSQEDVDDIRDGLAALLRGIDEYVDVVDPLLRGDVVSGSLSGDIADVASDLMHGLRHHAEGAVSEALWWWQFSYLATWGSRAASALRVLQSLLAHIRLDADEDAIAQAQFEALHADEQQG; encoded by the coding sequence ATGTCTGAGTCGGTGCAAGGTGTTGGTAGTTCTGGTGGGCAGGTGCCTGATGATTTGGTGGTTCTTGCTGAGGAGACGGCGTTGGAGGCGCGCACATTCTTGGCGGCTGCTCGTGGTGTGGCTGGTGGTGCTTCGCCGGAAACGGCGATTCCGTTGCTGTTACTTGCGGTGTCGCAGGTTTTGGTGACGGGTGCGCGGTTGGGCGCGATTATGGATGTTGTGCCGTTTGAGCGCTTTGAGCCTGATTTGGGTAGTCAGGAGGATGTTGATGACATCCGGGATGGGCTGGCGGCGTTGTTGCGGGGAATTGATGAGTATGTGGATGTGGTGGATCCACTGCTGCGTGGGGACGTAGTGAGTGGAAGTTTGAGTGGCGATATCGCCGACGTGGCCTCGGATTTGATGCATGGGTTGCGCCATCACGCTGAAGGGGCGGTATCGGAGGCGTTGTGGTGGTGGCAGTTCAGTTATTTGGCGACGTGGGGGTCGCGGGCGGCGAGTGCGTTGCGAGTGTTGCAGTCGTTGTTGGCGCATATTCGGTTGGATGCCGATGAAGACGCGATTGCGCAGGCGCAGTTTGAGGCTTTGCATGCTGATGAACAGCAGGGTTGA